ACAACACTTTTATCGGAAAAGAAATGCTGGAGAAACTAAGCAAAGAGCAGAAAAATACCTATAACAGTGTGGCGGATTTCGGGTTTGACCTGTCTGCAACATTCTATTATTATAACCAAACGAACGATAGCGTTAGCTATAACTGCTTTCTTGCACCGATAAAAAATGCGGCTCAACTGGACAAACTATACGAGCAGTCGGGTAAAAAGTTTAGCATTAACGGAAAACAACGTTCTTATTTCAATGCAGATTCTACAGAAATTGTCCGTTGGGATGAAGAACTCTTCCTGATGGTAATGGCAGATGCAAGAAGTGCTTATTTCGACCGCCCCGAGGTTCGCGAACGTCTGGGGATGTCTGTCCTTGAAACCCCTCAGGAAGCAGTTTCCGTGGATAGCGCAGCAACTGCTGTAGATGTAGTCGATGCCGCAGCTGAGGTAGCAGTTGCAGAAAGCGCAGCTGAGGCTGCTGAAGTAGCAGTTGAGGAACCCAGACCAATAGTAAAAGTAAAGAAAAAACCTGCTTATCAGTCGAAGTCTAAAAAATCGAAAGCAAAGCTGAAAGGAAAGAAAACTGCTAAAAAAGCTTACAGGAAGAAACCGGTAAAGAAACCTGTTGTGGAAGAAGCGGAAGTATACGCCGAGCCTTATGACGAGGCGGCCGTTGCAGTAGATAGTGCTGTAGCAATTGTTGAAGATGCCCCTTATACTTACGAAGAAGATAAAAACTCTCCATATTATAAAGATAAAGCAATCAAAAATGCAGTAGCAGCCCGTTCGGCAATTAAAATGATCGACGACCTGTTTGCAGGTGTAAACCAGAACTCTATCCTTAAAAACTCAGATTTCACTAAAAACATAGACCCGAAAGCGGAAGCAAGCATCTGGATTGCAGGAGTAGAGAAACTGGGTAACGCTTATATGCCTGCAACCCCTTATTTAAAAGGAATGAATTTCCTGAATGGTTATGGAACTGCAAATGCGAAACTATACCTGGAAGACAAATCTATCCGCATCAGCTCTGCAATGACTTTTGGCGATGAAATGAGCACAGTGCTGAGGAATGTACACAAGAGAAAACTGAATAAAGCCTTTTTAAAATATGTAAATGAAGACAAACTGATCGGTTATATGGCTTACTCTTTGGATACCAAATCCTATCTGCAGGAATATCCTAAACTGGTTTCTAAAATCTATGGATCGCTTTATTCAGATGAAATCGGAATGGCAACAGACCTTTTCTCTTTAGTTATTGATGAAGATGCCATTAGTAAAGTAATCAAAGGTGATGGAATCTTTATCTTCAACGGATTATCACAAAAAGAGGTTTCTTATAAATCTTATGATTATAACGAAGAAAACTTTGAAACTACCGAAGTGATGAAAACCAAAAAAGAGACTTTACCTGATTTTCTGGCAATGATCTCTACTGAAGATACCCGTCTGATCAATAAGCTGATTGCTTATGGTGTGAAAAAAGAAGTGGTAAAAAGCAAAAACAGCTATTATGAGGTTACGATCCCTAAAAGCCCGCTTGCGTTATACTTTACCATTAAAGACGGAATCATTTTCCTGGGTACCAATGGTGCAGAGATGGAACAAATTGTCAGCAATACCTACCAGGCTAAAGTTTCCGGTCGACATAAAAGTGCTTTACTAGGAAACAACTATGCAGCGTATTTCAGCCCGAAAAGACTGGCAGGAAAAATACCTGCAGAAGAACTGGGAAGTCCGGCTAAAATTGAAAAAGCGAACAAGACGTTAAACTCCCTGGGAGATATTTATATCAAATCTTATCCAATGAAGAGCAATACATTTTCGGGAGAGATCAGCATGGATACACCTGCAGACCAGAAGAATGCATTGAAGTACTTGTTCTCGGTGATGGAGAACCTGAAATAAACAGGCTGTTGTTTCCGCAGGAAAAGAGCCGGCGGAAACAACATTACTGATCTAAAATGAAACTACTTTTTGATGAAAAAAATATTTAAAATATCAGCAGCAATAGTCGTATTGCTGCTGATTTCTGTTTATGGGTATCTGCAATTCAGAGCGTACCGTTCTTATCAGGACAGCATCCATCAGGAAGCGAACCTGATTTTTAAGGTTAATCTGGATGGAATCTTTGAAAGCATGTCGACAGATTTTATCAGCAACCCGGCTTATTATCTCAAAACGGGTAAAGGGGAGGAAAACAGCAGGAGAGGGATCTCTTTACCGGCAAATATTTTTGTTTATACCTTAAAATCAAAATCCTCAGGGACCTACTTCTGCACTTTAGCGGTAACAGACAGTACGGCGCTTCGACAGTACCTGAAACGGGTATTTAAGCTGAAGACCTTTCAAAAAACAGCTGAGGGAAACATAAGCGCTTTGTCGGCAGATCAAAAACTGACTGTCCTCTATAATTCCAAAAGACTGGCTATGGCTTATAGCTTTAAAAAGGACGCGGTAACAACAGTCCTGAAGGACTTACTGGAAAAGAAAAACATGATGAGCGGTGCTGAACCTGAACTGACGGCACTAAAAGCTACAGATGGACACCTGACCTGGAATTTAAACGATTATTCCGGAAGCATCAATTTTAAAGACGGAGCTGTGGAAGTGGATGGCACATTCCCGATTGCTGATATAGCTATCCCGGGTCAAACAGGGTATCTGGATAACTTTACAAAAGAGGCAACACTGAAGGTATGGCTGAACGCCGGGATCAGGAAAATCTTTGCCCATCAGGAATTCAATTTCAGGGATTTCCATTTTCAGGCGGATAGTTTATTGAAATCTTACCAGGACTATACTGCTCTTGAACTGGGAAAAAGCATCACACAAAAAGACAGTGTGATTACCTATGAATATAATGATGATTTTGAGAAGGTAGCGCAAACTACACTCAAAGAAGTGGCAGTGCCTCATATCCGGCTTACTTTAAGCGCAAACACAGCAGATCTGCTAAAATACCTGAGGAAGCAGCAGGTCATTAGTACTTCAGGACAGCTGAACAACAAACTGTTCCCCTTATATCAGGTGTTCAGTTTTGAGCAAAATCAGGCATGGCAGCTCAGTACTCTTGAAAATGAACGGTTTAGTGGAAGTTTTAAGCCTGCCCCGTATTTCTTTTTTGCCGAAGCTGATGTAAACCGGCTCAAAAGCCAGCAGCAATTCCCATTGCTAAACCCTTACCTCAGTGCATTGAGTTACGCGAAATTTACCGCAACTAAAGTCGATACCCAAAAGGGGAGACTGCAGGGGAGAATAGATTTCCATAGAAAAAATATCAATTCCTTTTCTCAGTTGATTAAATAAATGTCAGTAAGAACCGCTTCTAAACATTCATAGAAGGGGTTCTTGTTGTATTTGACAAAGTAATGATATTAATATTCCAAACGCTGCTTACATTTGCTTAACGGTGTTAAATTATTTACACTATTTAATTTTCTAAAACAATGGGAAGTAAAGAACGCATACAGAGGTTGAAAGAGGAAACAAGACTCAATATACTAGATGCTGCTCTGGAGATCGTAAAGGAAGATGGCTGGCAGTCGCTCAGCATGAGAAAGATTGCGGATAAAATTGAATATACAGCACCGATTATTTACGAATATTTTGCCAATAAAGAAGGTATTCTTCTGGAATTAACCAGAAAAGGATACATTATCCTGTTACAGGAATTAAAGGCGGCAAAAAGCAAACACCAGCTTCCTGAAGACCAATTAGAAGGCATGTGGCTGGCCTATTGGAATTTTGCCTTTAAATATAAAGAACTGTACCAGCTCATGTATGGAGTAGACATGAACTGTTGCGAGGTGATGAAAGCCTTTCCGGAAGCGGAGGGCACTACAAATATCATTTGTGATGCCATTAAGGAACTGATGACTGCAAATCCGGTTGATGATGACCTGGTCTGTAGAAAATACTTCACCTTCTGGTCTGTGGTACATGGCCTGATCTCTATCAATTTTGTAAGAAAAGGTACCGACAGTGAAACAAATCAACATATTCTTAGTGATGCACTAAAAGGAATTATAAAATATATCAACGATTAAATCTTTAAAAATGGGTTTAATGGCAACCCATTTTTTTATTAACAGCTACTTAACACTGTTAAATTACTTATCCACGTTACACCCTCTTTAAATCAAACATATCATGAAATATTATCCGCAATCCCCCCAATTACTTAACACTGTTAAACAATCTAATAACGTTATGAAAACATTAATTTTACTTTCCACCGCTATATTTCTTCTTGGCTGTTCCAGCGAACCGCCACAGGTTGCCAGCGCTCCGGCGCCATCACTACCAGTTATCTCTATCACTAAAAGCGCTGAAACGACTTTTCAGGAATATCCAGCTTCCGTTCAGGGTGCTATAGACCTGGAGATCCGTCCACAGGTAGGAGGTGTACTGGAACAGGTGCTCGTAAATGAAGGAGCATTGGTAAAAGCAGGACAGCCTTTATTCAAAATCAACTCCCTTCCGTTTTTAGAACAACTGAATAATGCTAAAGCTAATCAGCGTGCAGCAGAAGCGGCAGTACTAAATGCACAGTTGGAAGTAGATAAACTGGTACCTTTAGTACAGAATAAAGTGGTATCTGACATTCAGTTGAAAACTGCAAAAACAGCCCATCAGATCGCTGTTGCCAATGTAGCAC
This region of Pedobacter steynii genomic DNA includes:
- a CDS encoding TetR/AcrR family transcriptional regulator, which encodes MGSKERIQRLKEETRLNILDAALEIVKEDGWQSLSMRKIADKIEYTAPIIYEYFANKEGILLELTRKGYIILLQELKAAKSKHQLPEDQLEGMWLAYWNFAFKYKELYQLMYGVDMNCCEVMKAFPEAEGTTNIICDAIKELMTANPVDDDLVCRKYFTFWSVVHGLISINFVRKGTDSETNQHILSDALKGIIKYIND